The DNA segment GAACCAATGGTAAAGGATCGGTGTGTCGATATCTAACTTCGATACTGCACCATGCAGGATACACGGTAGGAACATATCTGTCGCCACATCTGGAACGTTTCAACGAACGGATTTTGATCAATAATACTGAGATATCTTCTGAAGAGTTGACGCAGCTTATTATAAAAATAAAACCGTGTGTTGAACTCATGAAACGTCAGAATAAAACACCGACGTTTTTTGAAATTGTTACCGCTCTTGCATTCTGTTATTTTCAAGAGAAACATGTTGATTATGTAGTGCTTGAGGTTGGTCTTGGCGGTCGGTATGATGCAACAAATATTGCTGTTCCGCTCGTTTCAGTTATTACAAATATCAGTTTAGAACATACTAATATCTTAGGTAATAGTCTTGAGTCAATTGCATTTGAAAAAGCAGGGATTATCAAAGATAATGTCCCGGTTGTTACTGCCTCAGATCGAAAAGCACGAGAAGTTATCGAACTGGTCGCTCGAGAAAAAAAAGCACCACTGATCCTCGTACATGATACTCAGTGGAAACGGTTATCTTCTGCGTTAAACAATCAGGAGTTTTTCATTCATGGCACTCTGAAGGATTATGTCGTGAGAACATCACTGCTTGGCGAATACCAAGGGGAGAACATTGCGCTTGCAATCCATGCTGTCGAACAGCTTCAACTCAAAGGGGTGTATCTATCTGATAATGATGTTATTCAAGGGATCTCCCAAGCAGTGCATCCTGGTCGTATGGAGATTTTTTCATCTGAACCGTTAATTGTGTTGGAAGGAGCTCATAACCCGATGGGCATGGAGATGCTTCGGAAGACGTTGCAGCAGGACTTTCGATATGAAAATTTAATTGTGGTTCTTGGTATTTTGAAAGACAAAGATATTGATATGATGATCCAAAGCATTGTTCCGTTAGCTGATCTCGTTGTTCTTACAAAATCGAATAATCCTCGAGCAAGTGAACCTGAACATATTCGTGAAAAGATACTTGGTAAAGGGTTTAACAAAACAATTCATAGTACTGAAAATATTCCATCTGCGATTGATTACGCACTTCAGCATGCAGGGAAAAAAGATTTGATTTGTATCACTGGTTCGTTGTTTACAGTCGGTGAAGCTCGAACCTATCTTCGAGGAAAAAAGATGTTTTAAAATAGGTTGATCACTAGAGATTTTTTTCGTTTATTCAGCGGTATACCTTCCTATGATTTGTCCTTGGGCGATGATATGACCTTTGATTGCCTCTTGAACTTCTTTTTTTGTAGCGCCAGCGTTAAGAGAAAGCATGGTGTCTAAAGCATAAACCGTAAATGAATAACGATGAGTTCCTGAGGGTGGGCAGGGTCCTCGGTATCCGATTGTTCCGAAATCGTTTGTACCTTGGGGGTACATGGTTGTTTGACCAGCGGACAGATAGGTAACATTTCTGGGTATATTCCAGATGATCCAATGGACAAAATCTTCAGATGGTGTGTCGATGTCATCCATAAAAATAACAAAGCTTGATACATTTTCAGGGACATTACTAAAACTGAGGGGCGGTGAAATATCTTTGTCATCACAGGTATATACACGAGGTATTGGTCCCCAGTTGATAAATGCAGAACTTGAAACTGAGAGGGTTTTGACATCTGGTGTTTCTTTAGTGGTACATCCTGAAAGTATGATGAAAAGTGATATGAGTATCAAAAGATTGATGGTAGAAGGTTGTATTCTCATCATATTCAACTCACGAAAAATGATACTACCGCGGTGTAATATTTTTTTTGGTTGTTCGTTCAGAATTTGTAAATGGAGAAAACGAAAAGAGGTTAAATGATATCTATATTAGGTTCGCTGGATTGAAATTACTAAAGATTGGTGATGTGTATGGAATTCCGAGATGTCATTGAGCAGAGGAAAAGCATTCGTTCTTTTTCTGATCAACCAGTTGATGAAGCAACCTTAACATACATTCTTGAATGTGCACAAAAAGCACCGTCATGGGCAAATAAACAATGTTGGCGTTTTATTGTAATTAGAAACAAGGAGATAATTCAACAGGTTGCAAAAACCAGTGTTGTGAATCACTGGGTGAAAACAGCTCCCTGTTTGATTATCGCCTGTGGTGATCCAACAGAAAGTGGTGTACATAATGATATGCAGTATTTCTTAGTTGATGTTGCAATTGCTTTTGAACATCTTATTCTTGCAGCAACTGATGTTGGTCTTGGGAGCTGTTGGATTGGGGGTTTTGATGAACAAAAAATCAAGGATCTCCTTGAAATTCCAAAGCGCATTAGAGTGGTTGCATTTTCACCGATTGGATATCCGTCTGCGAAACAGAGTCTGCGAGAGAAGGCAATTAAAGTTTTAGCACGTACAACCACACGGAAGAGTTTAGCTGAAATTGTTCATTATGAAAAATGGTAAAAAATTTAAAGAGTTTTTTGTGACGATGATTTTTATATAGGTTTCTCTATGTACCTTCGGATAGTATGGTAAAAAATCAACTCAGTATTAGTATCACTCGGGGTGATACCATGAATTATGAAAAAAAAGAGCTGTTGAAAGAAAAAATCGAACATATCGATATCAAAGCATTTAATGCAGTTCCTTTAATAGAATCATTTGAGAAGATGTCATTTCAAGCTCGGAATCTTGCCCGTGCATGTAAGATTGTCGATATGATGATGCAGGATAAGAATTGTACGACGATTTTATGCCTTGCAGGATCGTTATTTAGTGCTGGGTTGAAAAATGTGGTTGTTGATATGATTCAATGCAATATGGTTGATGCGATTGTTTCAACAGGCGCGATTATTGTTGATCAAGATTTTTTCGAAGGTCTAGGTTTTCACCATTATCGAGGAGAGATTCGCAGTGATGATACCAAACTTCAACAGTTGCATATCGATCGGATCTATGATACTTTTATTGACGAGGATGATCTCCGTGAGTGCGATATGACAACAAAAAGGATCGCTGACCAGATGAAACCGGGTGCGTATTCATCACGAGAGTTTATCTATGAGATGGGCCGATACCTTGAAAGTCATGGGAAAAACCCTGAATCTGTGGTGTTAGCAGCATACCGTCATCAGGTTCCAATTTTCTGCCCTGCATTTTCTGATTGCAGTGCAGGGTTTGGATTAGTGTTCCATCAGCATGAGAAGAAAAAAGACTATGTTGCGATTGACTCAGTAAAAGACTTCCGTGAATTAACTGAATTAAAAATCAAATCACAAGAAACAGGTTTGATCATGATTGGCGGTGGTGTGCCGAAGAATTTTGTACAAGATACGGTAGTTGCAGCTGATATTCTTGGGGTAAATGCACCGATGCATAAATATGCAGTGCAGCTGACAGTTGCTGATGAGCGAGACGGCGGTCTTTCTGGATCTACACTCAAAGAAGCGCATTCCTGGGGAAAGGTCGATACTGGATTTGAACAGATGGTGTTTTCAGAGGCGACCTTATCATTTCCTCTCTTAGTTAGTTATGTGTATCATAAAGGGAATTGGAAGAAACGAACCGCGAAAAAACTGTATACAATGTTCCGGTAATTTCGTAAACCTGCAGAATAATTATATAGATGGGTGCTTTCCTGTTTTTCCTTTGTGCAGAGGATACTACAGGAAAAACTTTCAAATCTCAAGACAACGTTGAAACAACTACACCGAGTCGCAGTAGCATATTCCGGCGGTGTTGATAGTACTTTTTTAATCACAGTTGCCTATGAGATTCTTGGCTCAGACGTGGTTGCCATCACGGTGGTTTCACCGATGTATACATCACAAGAATGTCTCCAAGCACAGAAGTATGCAAAAACTCTGGGCATTCAGCATATCATGATTAAAAATGATATACTCAAAAATAAACATGTTGTCAACAACTCAAAGAATCGATGTTATTATTGCAAACGAGATCTTTTCAAAAAAATTCAAGAGGTTGCACGAAAAAACAATATATCTACTATTCTTGATGGTTCGAATGCTGATGATCATTTTGATTATCGACCAGGACAAAAAGCGTTAGATGAACTTGGTGTTCTCAGTCCTCTTCGAGATGTCGGGCTCACAAAACAGGAGATCAGGCAACTCAGTAAACAGTATCATCTGACGACATGGGCTCTTCCTGCAGATGCATGTCTTGCCTCACGATTTCCCTATGGTGTTCAAATAACTAAAAGGCGGTTGCAGCAGGTATATCGTGCAGAAACGTATCTCAAACAGTTAGGATTAACAATTGTTCGGGTTCGGTATCATGAGGATATTGCACGGATTGAAGTTGAACAAAAAGACTTCCCAATTATTCTGAGAAATGCTGCAGACATATCAAACTATTTTAAAAGAATCGGTTTTCACTATAGTACGTTAGATATCCAAGGGTATCGAAGAGGGAGTATGAATGAGGTGTTGGAAAATGATGAAAAAACTATTGCTTGACTATAAAAAAGGAAATGTTACTCTAGAAACAGTGTTAGATGCTCTCAAAACCTTACCGTATCAGGATCTTGATTTTGCAAAAATCGATACTCATCGATCTGTGCGGAAAGGATTTCCTGAAACTATTTACTGTACTGGAAAGACAATTCCGCAGATTCTAAAAATTATGAAAACCATGATAGCTCATCAGACCAATATTCTTGCAACGAAAGCAAATGAGGCGATTTTCTCTGAGGTGAAAAAACTGTATCCTTCTGCTCGATACCATGAACTTGCAAAAACCATTGTGATTCAACAAGAGAAGGTAAAAAAGAAAAAAGGTTTTATCTTAGTTTTAACTGCTGGCACATCTGATATTCCTGTTGCTGAGGAGGCTGTGATCACTGCAGAGCTCATGGGAAGCAGGGTTGAAAAAGCCTATGATGTAGGTGTTGCTGGTGTGCACCGATTATTTGAATTAAAAGATAAGATTTTCACCGCAGAAGTGATTATTGTGGTTGCAGGTATGGAAGGTGCGTTGGCAAGTATTGTTGGTGGACTTACTGCGAAACCGGTGATTGCTGTTCCAACAAGTGTTGGATATGGTGCAAGTTTTCAGGGAGTTGCTCCGTTGTTGACAATGCTGAATAGTTGTGCTGAGGGTGTTGTTGTGGTGAATATCGATAATGGTTTTGGTGCAGGATATTTTGCGAGTCTGATTCACCGGTGATTAATGCTATGACAGTTGCATACTTTGATTGTTTTTCCGGTGTTGCTGGAGATATGATTCTTGGGGCATTGCTTGATCTTGGTTTCGAAGTTTCTGTGTTGGAGCAGGAGCTAAAAAAACTGGATATATCTGGATATCGGCTAACGGTTCAGAAAACAACGTATCATCAGATCGCTGGTATCGATGTTTCTCTTGAGGTTCAGGACCCACAGAGCTATCGTCATTTTTTTGATATTAAAAAACTCATAGAACAAAGTTCATTGAATGAATCCGTGAAAAAAACAAGCATCGATATTTTTTATCGTCTTGCAGAGGCTGAACGTACAGTTCATAATGTTTCTCTTGAAGAGGTTCATTTTCATGAGGTTGGTGCTGTTGATGCGATTATTGATATTGTTGGATCGGTTCTTGGCATTCATTATCTGAATATTAAGAAAATTTATTGTTCTCCGCTTCCCTTGGGTAAAGGTTTTATTTCATGTGAACATGGTGTTCTTCCAGTTCCAGCTCCGGCAACAGTTGAACTTCTGAAAAATATCCCTGTCTATACTGATGAACGAAGGTACGAACTGGTGACTCCCACTGGCGCCGCGATTATTTCCACGCTTGCGACTCAGTTTGGATCGATGCCGCTCATGAAAATCTACCGCGTTGGGTATGGTGCAGGTAAAACAAAAAGCAAGTATCCCCATCTCTTACGAGTCTTTCTTGGAGAGTTGTACCAGCATCCTGATAAAAGTATACCTTGAAAGGAATTGAAAAAGAATAAAAAGGAAAGAGGGAGAGGATTTTGGTTAGCTTTGTATTGTTTTTTGTTTGGTTTTTGTCATTTGATGCGTGATAGCAACGAGAGTTATCCATATGCAAATGATTGCAATGGTCATAGATCCACCAATGGTTGCCATTTCTTCAAGCATGACTGGTATTTCAGCTGGTGTTTGCATCGCAGTGAGGAAGGGTGGATAAAGAATTACTTCCTCATGGGCGATATGTTCTACTGCAAGCATGAGAACACCTCCCCAGAGCATAATGTTCAGCCAGCTGATTTTTAAAGCTTCTGGTATTTTTTTACGAAAAAGTGTTGTTACGATTCCCAATGACATAGGCACAATAAAACACGCCATATTTTTTTTCACCTCAGTTGTGTTGTTGGTTTTTGTTTTTTTATAAGGAGGTAGATTCCCCAGACGGCAAGTACTGGAAGGATCATAAGGATGCCTAAGATAATGCTGTTCGAGACAATCCCTTCAGTTTCTAGGGTAACAAAGGAGTCTCCATCATAGCCGAGCAGATGGTCGATGAAAATCATGATGGTTGATCCCCAGAACATGAGCATTGGGATTTCAAAGTGGTATTTTTTAGGTGCTTTCATCCAGAGTGCTGTTGTAATTAGTGCAGAAAACAAGGTTGTTATCAGCCACATTGCGTTGTCTTCCTCCATTTTTTTTAGATGGTGGTGAATACGTGACTCTTTAAAAGAATTGCGGTAACAAAAAATATAAATTCGTGCTACGATTGGTGGGCATAGGTGTTACCGTGCAAGTAATTACACGTTTTGGAGTTTCAATAGAGCCAGAGTTGTTACACCATTTTGATCAACTTATACAGAGGAAGGGATATACGAACCGTTCAGAGGCGATCCGTGATCTCATTCGCGACTTCATCGTGAAACAAAAAACAATGGACCCTGAATCTGAAAGTCTTGGTACGTTAACGATCCTGTATGATCATCATTCGTCATCACTTAATGAGCGATTACTTAGTATACAACATGATCATCATGAATCAATTCTGACGACAACACACATTCATATTGATCATCACACCTGTCTTGAGATCTTAGTTTTAAAAGGAAAAACAGCTGATATTCAGCGGCTTTCTGATACCATTCAAGCATTGAAAGGAATAAAACACGGAGAACTCGTCATCACGCAGCGTTCTTTCTAAAAAAATAAGGATTA comes from the Candidatus Thermoplasmatota archaeon genome and includes:
- a CDS encoding folylpolyglutamate synthase/dihydrofolate synthase family protein; protein product: MDSNEALSWLESYTQYGWKFGLDRINILCELLGNPQNDLACIHVGGTNGKGSVCRYLTSILHHAGYTVGTYLSPHLERFNERILINNTEISSEELTQLIIKIKPCVELMKRQNKTPTFFEIVTALAFCYFQEKHVDYVVLEVGLGGRYDATNIAVPLVSVITNISLEHTNILGNSLESIAFEKAGIIKDNVPVVTASDRKAREVIELVAREKKAPLILVHDTQWKRLSSALNNQEFFIHGTLKDYVVRTSLLGEYQGENIALAIHAVEQLQLKGVYLSDNDVIQGISQAVHPGRMEIFSSEPLIVLEGAHNPMGMEMLRKTLQQDFRYENLIVVLGILKDKDIDMMIQSIVPLADLVVLTKSNNPRASEPEHIREKILGKGFNKTIHSTENIPSAIDYALQHAGKKDLICITGSLFTVGEARTYLRGKKMF
- a CDS encoding YbhB/YbcL family Raf kinase inhibitor-like protein, whose product is MMRIQPSTINLLILISLFIILSGCTTKETPDVKTLSVSSSAFINWGPIPRVYTCDDKDISPPLSFSNVPENVSSFVIFMDDIDTPSEDFVHWIIWNIPRNVTYLSAGQTTMYPQGTNDFGTIGYRGPCPPSGTHRYSFTVYALDTMLSLNAGATKKEVQEAIKGHIIAQGQIIGRYTAE
- a CDS encoding nitroreductase family protein, which codes for MEFRDVIEQRKSIRSFSDQPVDEATLTYILECAQKAPSWANKQCWRFIVIRNKEIIQQVAKTSVVNHWVKTAPCLIIACGDPTESGVHNDMQYFLVDVAIAFEHLILAATDVGLGSCWIGGFDEQKIKDLLEIPKRIRVVAFSPIGYPSAKQSLREKAIKVLARTTTRKSLAEIVHYEKW
- a CDS encoding deoxyhypusine synthase; the encoded protein is MVKNQLSISITRGDTMNYEKKELLKEKIEHIDIKAFNAVPLIESFEKMSFQARNLARACKIVDMMMQDKNCTTILCLAGSLFSAGLKNVVVDMIQCNMVDAIVSTGAIIVDQDFFEGLGFHHYRGEIRSDDTKLQQLHIDRIYDTFIDEDDLRECDMTTKRIADQMKPGAYSSREFIYEMGRYLESHGKNPESVVLAAYRHQVPIFCPAFSDCSAGFGLVFHQHEKKKDYVAIDSVKDFRELTELKIKSQETGLIMIGGGVPKNFVQDTVVAADILGVNAPMHKYAVQLTVADERDGGLSGSTLKEAHSWGKVDTGFEQMVFSEATLSFPLLVSYVYHKGNWKKRTAKKLYTMFR
- the larE gene encoding ATP-dependent sacrificial sulfur transferase LarE, with product MQRILQEKLSNLKTTLKQLHRVAVAYSGGVDSTFLITVAYEILGSDVVAITVVSPMYTSQECLQAQKYAKTLGIQHIMIKNDILKNKHVVNNSKNRCYYCKRDLFKKIQEVARKNNISTILDGSNADDHFDYRPGQKALDELGVLSPLRDVGLTKQEIRQLSKQYHLTTWALPADACLASRFPYGVQITKRRLQQVYRAETYLKQLGLTIVRVRYHEDIARIEVEQKDFPIILRNAADISNYFKRIGFHYSTLDIQGYRRGSMNEVLENDEKTIA
- the larB gene encoding nickel pincer cofactor biosynthesis protein LarB, translated to MKKLLLDYKKGNVTLETVLDALKTLPYQDLDFAKIDTHRSVRKGFPETIYCTGKTIPQILKIMKTMIAHQTNILATKANEAIFSEVKKLYPSARYHELAKTIVIQQEKVKKKKGFILVLTAGTSDIPVAEEAVITAELMGSRVEKAYDVGVAGVHRLFELKDKIFTAEVIIVVAGMEGALASIVGGLTAKPVIAVPTSVGYGASFQGVAPLLTMLNSCAEGVVVVNIDNGFGAGYFASLIHR
- the larC gene encoding nickel pincer cofactor biosynthesis protein LarC codes for the protein MTVAYFDCFSGVAGDMILGALLDLGFEVSVLEQELKKLDISGYRLTVQKTTYHQIAGIDVSLEVQDPQSYRHFFDIKKLIEQSSLNESVKKTSIDIFYRLAEAERTVHNVSLEEVHFHEVGAVDAIIDIVGSVLGIHYLNIKKIYCSPLPLGKGFISCEHGVLPVPAPATVELLKNIPVYTDERRYELVTPTGAAIISTLATQFGSMPLMKIYRVGYGAGKTKSKYPHLLRVFLGELYQHPDKSIP
- the nikR gene encoding nickel-responsive transcriptional regulator NikR, translated to MQVITRFGVSIEPELLHHFDQLIQRKGYTNRSEAIRDLIRDFIVKQKTMDPESESLGTLTILYDHHSSSLNERLLSIQHDHHESILTTTHIHIDHHTCLEILVLKGKTADIQRLSDTIQALKGIKHGELVITQRSF